The following coding sequences are from one Pelmatolapia mariae isolate MD_Pm_ZW linkage group LG4, Pm_UMD_F_2, whole genome shotgun sequence window:
- the bri3 gene encoding brain protein I3 produces MVDSKPLLQDRPPAYNAVPGAYDYGPQQQQQQQQHNYGAIPAAAPPPYAYPAGQGYPAAQMPPAVSQQPYPGTYAIIQPSVVVVGGCPACRVGVLEDDFTCLGILCAIFFFPLGILFCFALRQRRCPNCGATFG; encoded by the exons ATGGTGGACAGCAAACCTCTTCTCCAGGACAGACCGCCCGCCTACAACGCCGTCCCGGGTGCTTACGACTATGgcccgcagcagcagcagcagcagcagcagcacaactATGGGGCCATCCCCGCTGCGGCCCCGCCGCCCTACGCGTACCCCGCTGGCCAAG GTTACCCAGCAGCCCAGATGCCCCCTGCTGTATCCCAGCAGCCTTACCCTGGGACTTATGCCATCATCCAACCCTCTGTAGTGGTGGTGGGAGGCTGCCCTGCTTGCAG AGTTGGTGTCCTCGAGGATGACTTCACTTGCCTGGGGATCCTGTGTgccatcttcttcttccccttGGGTATCCTCTTCTGCTTTGCACTGCGTCAGAGAAGGTGTCCCAATTGTGGCGCCACCTTTGGCTAG